The following proteins are encoded in a genomic region of Synechococcus sp. ROS8604:
- a CDS encoding tetratricopeptide repeat protein → MRKNFPNAGDAAIYASLCGAKVQTGQYKDAIKDCDRGISIDASLPTSYLNRCTANQKLGNYQQAIKDCQQVISLDPSNAKIHTGICQLKNVIGENKSALVACNKALEIDPESGMAYRNRCFVNGDLGNYQNTLNDCRKAVDINPKDKLPFLALCQVNLTNDRYDIALN, encoded by the coding sequence ATGAGAAAAAATTTTCCAAATGCTGGTGATGCAGCAATATACGCAAGTCTTTGTGGCGCCAAGGTGCAGACTGGACAGTACAAAGATGCAATAAAAGATTGCGATAGAGGGATTTCTATCGATGCTTCGCTGCCTACAAGTTACCTTAATCGGTGCACAGCAAATCAGAAACTAGGAAATTATCAGCAAGCAATTAAGGACTGCCAGCAAGTAATCTCTTTGGATCCATCCAACGCGAAAATCCATACCGGTATTTGCCAACTGAAAAATGTTATTGGTGAAAACAAAAGTGCGCTTGTTGCATGTAATAAAGCACTTGAAATCGATCCAGAAAGTGGAATGGCGTATCGAAACCGTTGCTTCGTAAATGGAGATCTAGGTAATTACCAGAATACGCTGAACGACTGCAGAAAAGCAGTAGACATAAATCCGAAAGATAAACTTCCATTTCTTGCGCTTTGCCAAGTAAATCTTACGAACGATCGCTATGATATTGCATTGAACTAA
- the rmuC gene encoding DNA recombination protein RmuC, giving the protein MPAALLFITGILTGVIVGFIVSKMFGRSRPASGTGDLGRLEERLGQANEGLGKFGDQLEAQNAEFKQQQLQLQEAKEAAAVSRTQLEAVSRERDELRSSQSTTTNALEQIRSEKETLSKQAAEIAEKLRSQETQTQFLEQARADLLTQFRSLSGQMLDGSRDALLKSTKESVSEPFAKQMEQLRQQMQVLQKESVEKLGALAQTTMDLRQRSEDVQGAAQQLTSALRSPNVKGRWGEVNLHRILEFVGLISYCDFDEQVHVDTDEGAYRPDCVITIPGSRRLIVDSKAPIESYLDALQATDETQREAALKEHLKKVRSHIDLLSKKDYAGKLSSLGQVVDGVVLFIPVEGALSMALERDPDLLEYAFSKKIILTFPTSLLAILKGLSMTIQQGEIAANIEEIQNNAVELHKRFLMFVDKFNAVGSNLARLNKSYNEAVGSAQSRLLPQGRRFAELAGQNSETRIDDGIDNVVREIQGG; this is encoded by the coding sequence TTGCCAGCAGCCCTTCTCTTCATCACAGGTATTTTAACCGGCGTGATCGTTGGCTTCATTGTCAGCAAGATGTTTGGGCGCTCTAGGCCAGCAAGTGGTACTGGGGACTTAGGGCGTCTAGAAGAGCGCCTAGGGCAAGCCAATGAGGGGTTGGGCAAGTTTGGGGATCAGCTTGAGGCACAGAACGCGGAGTTCAAACAGCAGCAGTTGCAGCTGCAAGAAGCCAAAGAGGCTGCTGCTGTCAGCCGTACTCAGCTTGAGGCAGTCAGCCGCGAGCGAGATGAACTGAGGTCTTCGCAGTCGACGACAACTAACGCTCTTGAGCAGATCAGGTCAGAGAAAGAGACCCTCAGTAAGCAGGCAGCAGAGATTGCGGAGAAGCTCCGCTCACAAGAGACTCAAACCCAATTTCTGGAGCAAGCCAGAGCTGATCTCTTGACCCAATTTCGCTCCCTTAGTGGTCAGATGCTGGATGGCTCTAGAGATGCCTTGCTCAAATCCACCAAAGAAAGCGTTAGTGAGCCTTTTGCCAAGCAAATGGAGCAGCTACGGCAGCAGATGCAGGTCCTACAGAAGGAGTCAGTAGAGAAGCTTGGGGCATTGGCCCAGACCACCATGGATCTGCGTCAACGCAGCGAAGACGTTCAAGGCGCAGCCCAGCAACTCACATCTGCTTTGCGTTCTCCCAACGTGAAAGGCCGATGGGGAGAGGTGAACCTTCACCGAATCTTGGAGTTCGTTGGACTGATCAGCTACTGCGATTTCGACGAGCAAGTGCATGTCGATACAGATGAAGGTGCCTATCGCCCGGACTGCGTGATCACGATTCCTGGTTCGCGCAGGCTCATCGTGGATTCCAAGGCACCGATCGAGAGTTATCTGGATGCCTTGCAGGCCACAGACGAAACACAGCGTGAGGCAGCCTTAAAGGAGCACCTCAAAAAGGTCCGTAGTCATATTGATCTCCTTAGTAAGAAGGATTACGCAGGAAAGCTGAGTTCCTTAGGTCAGGTTGTTGACGGAGTCGTTCTGTTCATCCCTGTTGAAGGAGCCCTATCAATGGCTTTGGAACGCGATCCTGACCTTCTGGAGTATGCGTTTAGCAAGAAGATCATCCTGACTTTCCCGACAAGTCTCCTCGCGATTCTCAAGGGCTTATCGATGACAATTCAGCAAGGTGAAATCGCTGCAAATATTGAGGAGATCCAGAACAATGCTGTTGAGCTGCACAAGCGGTTTTTGATGTTTGTCGACAAGTTCAATGCTGTGGGGAGCAATTTGGCAAGACTCAACAAGAGCTACAACGAGGCAGTTGGCTCTGCGCAGAGTCGCTTGTTACCGCAGGGGAGACGATTTGCTGAGCTTGCGGGTCAGAACAGTGAAACAAGGATTGATGATGGTATAGATAACGTCGTCAGAGAAATTCAGGGAGGATAA
- a CDS encoding AAA domain-containing protein, with amino-acid sequence MTLQERFQRWADELVDLTARNELINFKVTKTSTILPDPKGLSALLNGDTVAITDLCDLTDPDQMKPAKGAIKTAIEFKEQRGIEVLKLASGFATWKTDKISNANAPLFLYSVELENEGGAFINTKLRLVDTEPEINPVLILHLQRRMAIGIKDESFEELEDPTEENLWELFAAQCPADLEIQRLDGHAIKNLKYPNLPMVADLQNATVSLEENTLIAALAGDAESKDALREDISNARQDAPNFITPKQEFLVLDADSSQQWAINTALQGQNLVIEGPPGTGKSQTIANLIASYIAVGKSVLFVAEKRAAIDAVKKRIDNVGLGDCFFDLHSSEAVRKRPTGPFVSALEEIKSIPDRDFSAEQLELGEVRQKLVDRSAAIQAKQEPWNCSYLEVLDLAMEAGHKPSQVFEVGTSCMDAITLDQIRDTETCLAELISLAAQDLLASHSPVAKAIKNGQLQTPQAIRSTLETLDKLKGAQRSIKSWLEKVEAKARLTGEEVSIQSPHQIQPILDNLDVVSENLELMAPDLRKLPAVAQLKRLKTDLAQPFLLRCFKYLFDKSYRDSLAGMKSALQEGVQASAKTLRAACRSMTALSSLHAVGVPAEARTYPQDLRDTLTNFFEALSRLNSLVEDLSPDSCSIEEVDAVISRFEGIRTQLPYAPDLHRELENLQQLIASSKELFDQLITQLCAGESAKAVCDGLKKEWSNYVEEAIRIQSPALRNSGRQYLDRNIEDFRERDADHIRTNGQRIRRLCAERAHAVRIANPEQADVIETQHRRRRNRKSARRLFAETPELLKALKPCWAMSPLVVSELLPPDKAFFDVVIFDEASQIVPFEAIISILRGKQTIVAGDSKQLSPTSTSFFATKEDEDEIATSDDPEDDVFDAVDEAESLLEAVKAVLPSQGVRTLSWHYRSEDERLIAFSNQHPELYGRRLVTAPSTSLEPPFEYHLVEGQLSDVTGKSPRAEIQRTVQVAITNLTLRPDLSLAVIALGSDHARNIQNEFDRQVGEDPSIQLFPEGRPDEKFIIRHLESIQGDERDVVIISTGYGPREIGKLRYDFGPINRDKNLSGLRRLNVAVTRARKRVEVVSTINPYQYDDNKLNSIGAKGLIQYLRFVQSGGEDLGDLSAETVPMNPFEQDIYDSLRKQGIGMVPQYGVSGYRLDFAVQHPDSPGRFILAIEADGASYHSSETARDRDRIRQAHLERLGWKFHRIWSTEWFRNKENEVFLVKQAVEEALNTFEANPKPAEPTRSLEPKEPTPIAPEKKGAEPLIPELGSIDDYGSELAEYIVWFCSDGVLHSDDEIFKAIFEKLPFRRRGARIVNRIEDEIKKLRSLGRIN; translated from the coding sequence GTGACTTTACAAGAGCGATTTCAAAGATGGGCTGACGAGCTGGTTGACCTCACAGCTAGAAATGAGCTGATCAACTTCAAGGTCACAAAAACCTCAACGATCCTTCCGGATCCAAAGGGACTCTCCGCGCTTCTAAACGGAGACACAGTCGCGATCACGGATCTATGCGACCTGACTGATCCCGATCAAATGAAGCCCGCAAAGGGGGCAATCAAAACAGCCATCGAGTTCAAAGAGCAGCGCGGCATCGAAGTGCTCAAGCTTGCTTCTGGCTTCGCCACCTGGAAGACCGACAAGATCAGCAACGCCAACGCACCTTTGTTTCTCTACTCAGTCGAACTCGAGAACGAAGGGGGGGCCTTTATCAATACCAAGCTCAGGCTTGTCGACACCGAACCGGAGATCAACCCCGTCTTAATCCTCCACCTGCAACGCCGAATGGCAATAGGTATTAAGGATGAGAGCTTCGAAGAGCTGGAAGACCCCACTGAGGAGAACCTCTGGGAGCTGTTTGCAGCGCAATGTCCTGCAGACCTCGAAATTCAAAGGCTTGATGGACATGCAATAAAAAACCTCAAGTACCCCAACCTGCCAATGGTTGCGGATCTACAAAACGCGACTGTTTCGCTTGAAGAGAACACGCTGATTGCTGCACTTGCCGGAGACGCCGAAAGCAAGGACGCCCTAAGGGAGGACATCAGTAATGCGAGGCAGGACGCACCAAATTTCATCACCCCCAAACAGGAGTTCCTGGTACTTGATGCGGACTCCAGTCAGCAGTGGGCGATTAACACCGCTCTGCAGGGACAAAACCTTGTCATTGAGGGGCCACCTGGCACAGGGAAAAGCCAAACGATCGCGAACTTGATCGCGAGCTACATCGCAGTCGGGAAAAGTGTTCTGTTTGTCGCGGAAAAGCGAGCAGCAATCGATGCAGTTAAAAAGCGGATCGACAATGTTGGGCTAGGGGATTGCTTCTTCGATTTGCACTCCTCAGAGGCAGTTCGAAAAAGGCCTACAGGGCCCTTCGTTTCAGCTCTCGAAGAAATCAAGTCAATCCCCGATAGGGACTTCAGCGCAGAACAACTTGAGCTCGGGGAGGTTCGCCAAAAGCTTGTCGACCGAAGCGCAGCAATTCAGGCAAAGCAGGAACCATGGAACTGCTCCTACCTAGAGGTTTTGGATCTAGCGATGGAGGCTGGTCATAAGCCGTCTCAAGTCTTCGAAGTCGGTACGTCATGCATGGATGCGATCACCCTTGACCAGATCAGAGACACCGAGACGTGCCTGGCAGAGCTGATTTCTCTTGCAGCGCAAGACCTACTTGCAAGCCATTCACCTGTCGCGAAGGCGATCAAAAATGGACAACTTCAAACACCCCAAGCAATCCGCAGTACTCTCGAGACTCTGGACAAGCTAAAAGGAGCACAACGCTCAATCAAAAGCTGGCTTGAAAAGGTTGAAGCCAAAGCTCGCTTAACAGGCGAAGAGGTGTCGATCCAGAGCCCTCATCAAATCCAGCCAATCCTCGACAATTTGGACGTCGTCAGTGAAAACCTGGAGCTGATGGCTCCTGACCTTCGCAAGCTTCCTGCCGTTGCTCAGCTAAAGCGCCTAAAAACAGACTTGGCTCAACCGTTTCTACTGCGGTGCTTCAAATACCTCTTCGATAAGAGTTATCGAGATTCACTGGCTGGCATGAAGTCGGCCTTGCAAGAAGGCGTGCAGGCATCAGCAAAAACTCTTCGGGCTGCTTGCCGATCGATGACTGCTCTCAGCTCACTTCATGCAGTGGGTGTGCCTGCAGAAGCGAGGACATATCCACAAGATCTCAGAGACACCCTGACGAATTTCTTTGAGGCGTTATCGCGACTCAACTCTTTGGTCGAGGACTTGTCACCTGATAGCTGCTCAATCGAAGAAGTCGACGCAGTGATCAGCCGGTTTGAAGGGATTCGAACCCAATTGCCTTATGCCCCTGACTTGCATCGAGAGCTCGAGAACCTCCAGCAACTGATCGCTAGCTCAAAAGAGTTATTCGATCAGTTGATCACCCAACTTTGTGCTGGTGAATCAGCGAAGGCAGTTTGCGATGGCTTGAAGAAGGAGTGGTCGAACTACGTCGAAGAAGCCATTCGCATCCAGTCACCAGCCTTACGTAACTCCGGGCGTCAGTACCTCGATCGCAACATCGAGGACTTTCGGGAACGGGATGCCGATCACATACGAACAAATGGTCAGCGCATACGCCGTCTCTGCGCTGAGCGAGCTCATGCCGTGCGGATCGCGAACCCTGAGCAGGCCGATGTAATCGAAACCCAGCACAGGAGGAGGCGTAATCGGAAATCTGCTCGTCGACTCTTCGCTGAGACACCGGAATTGCTCAAAGCACTCAAGCCTTGCTGGGCCATGAGTCCTCTTGTGGTCTCCGAGTTACTCCCCCCTGATAAGGCTTTCTTCGATGTCGTCATCTTTGATGAAGCCAGTCAGATCGTCCCTTTTGAGGCAATCATCTCAATCCTCCGCGGAAAGCAGACGATCGTCGCCGGTGACTCCAAACAACTTTCACCGACGAGCACCTCGTTCTTCGCAACAAAAGAGGACGAAGACGAGATCGCAACGAGCGATGACCCAGAGGACGATGTCTTTGACGCCGTCGATGAAGCGGAGTCGCTTCTCGAAGCCGTAAAAGCGGTCTTGCCTAGCCAAGGTGTAAGGACCCTTTCATGGCATTACCGCTCAGAGGATGAACGCCTCATTGCCTTCTCTAACCAACACCCGGAGCTATACGGACGGCGGTTGGTCACGGCTCCCTCTACAAGCCTGGAACCACCATTCGAATACCACCTCGTCGAAGGGCAGCTCAGCGATGTCACAGGCAAGTCACCCCGTGCAGAAATTCAACGCACCGTTCAGGTAGCGATCACAAATCTCACCCTTCGCCCGGACTTGAGCCTTGCGGTGATCGCTCTTGGCTCTGACCACGCCCGCAATATCCAAAACGAATTTGACCGTCAGGTTGGTGAAGACCCATCGATCCAGCTGTTCCCTGAAGGCAGACCAGACGAGAAATTCATCATTCGCCACCTGGAATCGATCCAGGGCGATGAGCGTGACGTCGTCATCATTTCAACCGGATATGGCCCAAGAGAGATCGGAAAGCTCCGCTACGACTTTGGACCCATCAACAGAGACAAGAACCTGTCTGGCTTACGACGCCTCAATGTCGCTGTCACACGGGCCCGCAAGCGGGTAGAGGTCGTCTCAACAATCAATCCCTATCAATACGACGACAACAAACTGAACAGCATCGGTGCGAAAGGGTTAATCCAATACCTGCGCTTCGTGCAAAGCGGAGGCGAAGACCTCGGGGATTTATCAGCGGAGACGGTGCCGATGAATCCGTTCGAACAAGACATCTATGACTCGCTTCGCAAGCAAGGAATTGGGATGGTGCCCCAGTACGGCGTCTCTGGGTATCGGCTGGATTTCGCGGTTCAGCACCCGGATAGCCCTGGACGCTTCATCCTCGCGATCGAGGCCGATGGAGCCTCGTACCACTCTTCAGAAACAGCGAGAGATCGAGACCGGATTCGCCAAGCTCACCTGGAACGGCTGGGTTGGAAGTTTCACCGCATTTGGTCGACCGAGTGGTTCCGTAACAAGGAGAACGAAGTATTTTTGGTAAAGCAAGCCGTTGAAGAAGCTCTCAATACCTTCGAGGCAAACCCAAAACCTGCTGAGCCAACTCGCTCCCTAGAGCCAAAAGAACCCACCCCAATTGCACCTGAAAAGAAAGGAGCCGAACCCCTGATCCCCGAACTCGGATCAATAGACGACTACGGGAGTGAGTTGGCTGAATACATTGTCTGGTTCTGTTCTGACGGGGTCCTTCATTCCGACGATGAGATCTTCAAGGCAATCTTCGAGAAACTTCCCTTCAGGCGACGAGGCGCACGAATTGTTAACCGGATAGAAGATGAGATTAAGAAATTAAGAAGTCTCGGGAGAATCAACTGA
- a CDS encoding S1C family serine protease has translation MTLAAGLAGCKKITSNKSAISAGQVKELTSKKIIRNLPSECTIQEYSAEELFDKSKSGIAVVLTDSGVGSAFVVKHENNSTLLVTNAHVVQGNSVVTLKWSDDSKDQAAVVKIGDVQSLDNDLALLELSGNIGKVLKIKQGKVNTGADIVAIGAPRGLEFTITRGIVSAHRDNGRVIQIDAPINPGNSGGAILDKTGCVVGVATFIRRDSEGLAFAISSSQLQNFLVSDEGTMSDSPALANRTTYPSPNMIMEEKPKCWFQQDDGGDLEAANCFVGTRKNNNGHLVYDLTETVSGLKRTIALWEDEKAEVILKGQVYQGRWWTDSDGDVRVKVNGGVFAFVLPDSAEREKDLDRRTDVIFYERYPELKGKILGSSKGKLAQEWLSIRESLK, from the coding sequence TTGACGCTTGCAGCAGGATTAGCAGGCTGCAAAAAAATCACATCCAATAAGTCAGCAATTTCGGCAGGACAAGTCAAAGAGTTAACTTCTAAAAAAATCATAAGAAACCTTCCAAGTGAATGTACTATTCAAGAATATTCAGCTGAAGAATTATTTGATAAATCCAAAAGCGGTATTGCTGTTGTATTGACTGATTCGGGGGTTGGTAGTGCTTTTGTTGTGAAGCATGAGAACAATTCAACGCTGCTTGTAACCAACGCACATGTTGTGCAGGGAAACAGTGTGGTGACGCTTAAGTGGTCCGATGATTCAAAGGATCAGGCTGCTGTAGTAAAAATTGGAGATGTTCAAAGCCTGGACAATGATTTAGCATTGCTTGAGCTTTCAGGAAATATAGGCAAAGTCCTAAAGATTAAGCAAGGTAAGGTAAACACCGGTGCAGATATTGTTGCTATAGGCGCTCCGCGTGGCTTGGAGTTCACCATTACCAGGGGAATTGTCAGTGCTCATCGAGATAATGGCCGCGTCATTCAGATTGATGCTCCTATTAATCCTGGTAACTCAGGCGGGGCAATCCTGGACAAGACAGGTTGCGTTGTAGGAGTCGCAACATTTATCCGCAGAGATAGTGAGGGCCTTGCATTTGCAATTTCGTCGAGCCAGCTTCAGAATTTTCTTGTAAGTGACGAAGGAACAATGTCCGATAGCCCTGCATTAGCTAATCGCACTACTTACCCTAGTCCGAATATGATCATGGAGGAAAAACCAAAATGCTGGTTTCAGCAAGATGATGGGGGAGATCTTGAAGCGGCTAACTGTTTTGTTGGCACACGTAAGAATAATAATGGTCACTTGGTTTATGACCTAACCGAAACCGTGAGTGGATTAAAGAGAACAATAGCGCTATGGGAGGACGAGAAAGCTGAAGTTATTTTGAAGGGTCAGGTTTATCAGGGAAGATGGTGGACTGATTCTGATGGTGATGTGCGCGTCAAAGTTAATGGTGGAGTATTTGCATTTGTTTTACCTGATTCAGCTGAAAGAGAAAAAGATCTAGATCGCCGTACTGATGTAATCTTTTATGAGCGTTACCCCGAGCTTAAGGGCAAAATCTTAGGTTCATCTAAGGGGAAACTTGCTCAAGAGTGGTTAAGCATTAGAGAGTCATTAAAGTGA